The following proteins are co-located in the Xiphophorus maculatus strain JP 163 A chromosome 8, X_maculatus-5.0-male, whole genome shotgun sequence genome:
- the cdk2ap1 gene encoding cyclin-dependent kinase 2-associated protein 1 isoform X1, protein MSLGMSYKPNVHQHIPGTSGNQAGNLPSPSAANLATLQSYRPILSDYGPPSLGFSQGSTGSQVPQNKYAELLAIIEELGKEIRPTYAGSKSAMERLKRGIIHARGLVRECLAETERNARS, encoded by the exons aTGTCTTTGGGAATGTCTTACAAACCCAATGTCCATCAGCACATTCCGGGAACTTCTGGGAACCAGG CTGGAAACCTTCCGTCCCCCTCAGCAGCTAACCTGGCTACACTGCAGTCCTACAGGCCTATCCTGAGTGACTACGGACCTCCATCTCTGGGATTCTCACAG GGCTCCACCGGCAGCCAAGTGCCTCAGAACAAATATGCCGAGCTGCTGGCCATCATCGAAGAGCTGGGGAAGGAAATCAGGCCCACATACGCCGGGAGCAAGAGCGCGATGGAGAGACTGAAAAGAG GGATAATTCATGCCAGAGGCCTGGTACGCGAATGCCTGGCGGAGACGGAAAGAAACGCGAGGTCCTAG
- the cdk2ap1 gene encoding cyclin-dependent kinase 2-associated protein 1 isoform X2 produces the protein MSESVAEAMDTPQTKSAGNLPSPSAANLATLQSYRPILSDYGPPSLGFSQGSTGSQVPQNKYAELLAIIEELGKEIRPTYAGSKSAMERLKRGIIHARGLVRECLAETERNARS, from the exons ATGAGCGAATCGGTGGCTGAAGCCATGGATACTCCACAAACAAAGTCAG CTGGAAACCTTCCGTCCCCCTCAGCAGCTAACCTGGCTACACTGCAGTCCTACAGGCCTATCCTGAGTGACTACGGACCTCCATCTCTGGGATTCTCACAG GGCTCCACCGGCAGCCAAGTGCCTCAGAACAAATATGCCGAGCTGCTGGCCATCATCGAAGAGCTGGGGAAGGAAATCAGGCCCACATACGCCGGGAGCAAGAGCGCGATGGAGAGACTGAAAAGAG GGATAATTCATGCCAGAGGCCTGGTACGCGAATGCCTGGCGGAGACGGAAAGAAACGCGAGGTCCTAG